A genomic region of Glycine max cultivar Williams 82 chromosome 15, Glycine_max_v4.0, whole genome shotgun sequence contains the following coding sequences:
- the LOC102665610 gene encoding uncharacterized protein: protein MTNLTNDDEEFGSSNNRRGEAKRGPVTKRLRTNWAPRVTIDENGDKEGFRDFEHEHEQSPVQSMKENGVDYWHVDRNEDPRVRVLENDGVESESQEWRKSDGVRSWLYELGLSRSEWINR, encoded by the coding sequence ATGACGAACCTCACGAACGATGACGAAGAGTTTGGAAGCAGCAACAACCGAAGAGGAGAAGCAAAACGAGGACCAGTGACGAAGCGATTGAGAACAAATTGGGCTCCTAGAGTGACGATCGACGAAAATGGTGACAAAGAAGGTTTTAGGGATTTCGAACACGAACACGAACAGAGTCCAGTGCAGTCGATGAAGGAGAACGGAGTGGATTATTGGCACGTGGATCGGAATGAGGATcctagggttagggttttggAAAACGACGGCGTTGAATCGGAGTCGCAGGAATGGAGGAAGAGCGATGGAGTGAGGTCTTGGCTTTACGAGTTAGGTTTGAGTAGGTCAGAGTGGATAAATAGATAA